A window of the Oncorhynchus kisutch isolate 150728-3 linkage group LG12, Okis_V2, whole genome shotgun sequence genome harbors these coding sequences:
- the LOC109900957 gene encoding vascular endothelial growth factor A isoform X2, with product MLFREVLGRSLCRSMERLVEVEQEYPGGVEYIFSPACVPLWRCAGCCGDENLECHPTLTRNVTMQVGVTLCQEATYCLGLPSSNLKEIYVPVKHPMSVHIFERMDTSMHVFVFSSVCLYVCQLMRITPTERTGHYVELTFVEHQTCECRHRKMHLNESSPRVRIHPRRRKHRKRSKDCGKCQHPHS from the exons ATGCTGTTCCGGGAGGTTTTGGGGCGGAGTTTGTGTCGTTCGATGGAGCGATTGGTGGAGGTGGAGCAGGAGTACCCTGGAGGAGTGGAATATATTTTTAGCCCTGCCTGCGTGCCCCTGTGGCGATGCGCTGGTTGCTGTGGAGACGAGAACCTGGAGTGTCACCCCACCCTCACACGTAACGTCACCATGCAGGTGGGGGTCACTTTGTGTCAGGAGGCCACATATTGCCTTGGGCTACCCTCTTCCAACCTTAAAGAGATATATGTTCCGGTAAAACACCCAATGTCAGTCCACATCTTTGAGCGCATGGACACCTcaatgcatgtgtttgtgttttcctctgtgtgtttgtatgtgtgtcagtTGATGAGGATAACTCCGACTGAGAGGACAGGGCACTACGTGGAGCTGACGTTTGTGGAGCATCAGACTTGTGAGTGCAG ACACAGGAAGATGCACTTGAATGAGAG CAGTCCCAGAGTCAGGATCCATCCCAGGAGGAGGAAGCACAGGAAAAGATCCAAAGACTGTGGCAA GTGTCAGCACCCACACAGTTAG
- the LOC109900311 gene encoding CLOCK-interacting pacemaker-like — MSPMIMKNVCLKQPGNNPPSQKPWVFSPAVEMVQQPQVVFVQPVVSPVVSHCTTSNPKEATSKHWRSKKNLPILRSYPKIAPHPGDSSSSSGGVSSCYFPASSPSASSHREHHHNHRNKQQRHQSRSSSCGSSGSRTPSLPPPSSSLSPSPQHKLTPSLTDSSACSSPARSSLAVSRSEFSPAPAPSPALTITPSDTLTSEVPEKTKTLSLPQPTVATTNDNSCHDDSNHDDNGDDHDIKRKRFCNTYNILSKSGLLEITLSTKDLIRQNRRTQVDLDRLKEHTNLFLQALQTRDTSIWSKLADQPPGRTGREGQWAAEQLKGRYRLDLN, encoded by the exons ATGTCCCCCATGATCATGAAAAATGTCTGCCTAAAACAG cctggGAACAACCCTCCCTCTCAGAAGCCATGGGTGTTTAGCCCAGCTGTGGAGATGGTCCAGCAGCCTCAGGTGGTCTTCGTCCAGCCCGTTGTCTCCCCTGTGGTCTCCCACTGCACCACATCCAACCCTAAGGAGGCCACTTCCAAACACTGGCGCTCCAAGAAGAATCTTCCTATCCTCAGGTCCTACCCGAAGATCGCCCCTCACCCTGGAGACAGTTCGAGTTCCTCCGGGGGAGTAAGCTCTTGTTATTTCCCCGCTTCATCCCCCTCTGCCTCTAGCCACCGGgaacaccatcacaaccacagaAACAAACAGCAGAGGCACCAGTCTAGAAGTTCTAGCTGTGGTTCTTCTGGTTCCAGAACCCccagtctccctcctccctctagctccctgtccccctctccccagcATAAGCTCACCCCCTCCCTCACAGACTCCAGTGCTTGCAGCAGCCCTGCAAGATCCTCTCTCGCCGTCAGTAGATCAGAgttctccccagccccagccccgtCCCCTGCCTTAACCATAACACCTTCAGACACCCTCACCTCTGAGGTCCCTGAGAAAACCaagaccctctccctcccacaaccCACCGTCGCCACAACCAATGACAACAGCTGCCACGATGACAGCAACCACGACGACAATGGCGATGACCATGACATAAAGCGCAAGCGTTTCTGCAACACGTACAACATCCTGTCCAAGTCTGGCCTGCTGGAGATCACCCTGAGTACCAAGGACCTGATTCGTCAGAACCGCAGGACCCAGGTAGACCTGGACCGGCTCAAGGAGCACACCAACCTCTTCCTGCAGGCCCTGCAGACCAGAGATACCAGCATCTGGAGCAAGCTTGCAGACCAGCCTCCAGGAAGAACAGGAAGAGAAGGACAGTGGGCAGCAGAGCAGCTTAAAGGCAGATACAGATTAGATCTGAACTAA